Proteins encoded together in one Mycobacterium noviomagense window:
- a CDS encoding NADH-quinone oxidoreductase subunit M: MNSSFPWLSVLWLVPLVGAGLAIIVPPAWRQFAKWLGLTVAVAVLALAVIITVGFRPGGQQYQFVEKHPWIPAFGAGYTLGVDGIAVVLVLLTAVLVPLLMLAGWHEGSERSRGVHAYVALTLTVESMVLISLISLDVLLFYVFFEAMLIPMYFLIGGFGHGAGRSRAAVKFLLYNLFGGLIMLAAVIGLYVVTAQHIGGTFDFRTIVAAVSSGRLGVDPAVLKALFLGFMFAFAVKAPLWPFHRWLPDAAVEAPPATAVLMMAVMDKVGTFGMLRYCLQLFPDASTYFRPLIVVLSVIGVVYGAIVAIGQTDIMRLIAYTSISHFGFIILGIFVMTTQGQSGSTLYMVNHGLSTAAVFLIAGFLIARGGTRSIADYGGVQKVAPVLAGTFLVSALATLSLPGLAPFISEFLVLLGTFNRYWLAAAFGSTALVLSAVYMLWLYQRVMNGPVAQGNERIRDLVPREVVVVAPLIALLLILGIYPKPVLDIINPAVGHTMATIGQHDPAPKVPVTAVHDHRTAEGPHR; this comes from the coding sequence GTGAACAGCAGCTTCCCCTGGCTGAGCGTGCTGTGGCTGGTGCCGCTGGTCGGCGCTGGGTTGGCGATCATCGTGCCGCCGGCGTGGCGGCAATTCGCAAAATGGCTCGGGCTGACTGTCGCCGTGGCGGTGCTGGCGCTGGCGGTTATCATCACCGTCGGCTTCCGACCCGGCGGCCAGCAGTACCAGTTCGTGGAAAAACACCCCTGGATACCGGCTTTCGGCGCCGGCTACACCCTCGGGGTCGACGGCATCGCGGTGGTGCTGGTGCTGCTCACCGCGGTGCTGGTGCCCCTGCTGATGCTCGCGGGCTGGCATGAGGGCAGTGAACGCTCCCGCGGTGTGCACGCCTACGTCGCGTTGACGCTGACCGTCGAGTCGATGGTGCTGATTTCGCTGATCTCGCTGGACGTGCTGCTGTTCTACGTGTTCTTCGAGGCCATGCTGATCCCGATGTACTTCCTCATCGGTGGGTTCGGTCACGGCGCCGGGCGCTCGAGGGCCGCGGTGAAGTTCCTGCTGTACAACCTGTTCGGCGGCCTGATCATGCTGGCCGCGGTGATCGGGTTGTACGTGGTGACAGCGCAACACATCGGCGGCACCTTCGACTTCCGCACGATCGTCGCCGCGGTGTCCTCAGGCCGCCTGGGTGTCGATCCTGCGGTGCTCAAGGCGCTATTCCTCGGGTTCATGTTCGCGTTCGCTGTCAAAGCCCCGCTGTGGCCGTTCCACCGCTGGTTACCCGACGCCGCAGTGGAGGCGCCTCCGGCCACCGCCGTGTTGATGATGGCGGTGATGGACAAGGTCGGCACGTTCGGCATGTTGCGCTATTGCCTGCAGCTGTTTCCTGACGCCTCAACCTATTTTCGTCCGCTGATCGTGGTGCTATCGGTGATCGGCGTGGTCTACGGCGCGATCGTGGCGATCGGGCAGACCGACATCATGCGGCTGATCGCCTACACCTCGATATCGCACTTCGGGTTCATCATCCTCGGCATTTTCGTGATGACCACCCAGGGGCAAAGCGGGTCGACGCTGTACATGGTTAACCACGGTCTGTCCACCGCTGCGGTATTCCTGATCGCGGGATTCCTGATCGCACGCGGTGGCACCCGCTCGATCGCCGACTACGGCGGTGTGCAGAAGGTGGCGCCGGTGCTTGCGGGAACGTTCTTGGTCTCGGCGCTGGCTACGCTGTCGCTGCCCGGGCTCGCGCCGTTCATCAGTGAATTCCTCGTGCTGCTGGGAACTTTCAACCGCTACTGGCTGGCGGCGGCATTCGGGTCCACCGCGCTGGTGCTTTCGGCGGTCTACATGTTGTGGCTCTACCAGCGGGTGATGAACGGGCCGGTGGCGCAAGGGAACGAACGGATCCGTGACCTGGTACCGCGTGAAGTCGTCGTCGTCGCACCGCTGATCGCGCTGCTGCTTATTCTGGGAATCTATCCGAAACCGGTGCTGGACATCATCAACCCCGCGGTCGGCCACACCATGGCCACCATCGGCCAGCACGATCCCGCCCCAAAGGTTCCGGTCACGGCGGTGCACGATCACAGAACAGCTGAAGGACCGCACCGATGA
- the nuoL gene encoding NADH-quinone oxidoreductase subunit L — MTHLTWLLVALPAAGAAILLLGGRRTDPFGHLLGCAAAVAAFGVGVALLADMFGRPGDDRAIHQNLFSWVPVGALHIDFGLQIDQLSICFVLLISGVGSLIHIYSIGYMAEDPDRRRFFAYLNLFLAAMLLLVVADNYLGLYVGWEGVGLASYLLIGFWYQRPSAATAAKKAFVMNRVGDIGLSLAMFAMFANFGTLSFTGVFSAAPGAGRGVLTAIGLLMLLGACAKSAQVPLQAWLFDAMEGPTPVSALIHAATMVTAGVYLIVRSNPLYNLSPDAQLAVVIVGTVTLLFGAIVGCAKDDIKRALAASTISQIGYMVLAAGLGPAGYAFAILHLLTHGFFKAGLFLGSGAVIHAMNDEQDMRRYGALRAALPVTFATFGLAYLAIIGVPPFAGFFSKDAIIDAALADGPVRGPILGGAAMLGAGITAFYMTRVMLMTFFGEKRWEPDAHPHEAPAVMTWPMILLAVGSVFSGGLLVLGGGLRNWLEPIVGAHEAGHPVPVWLTSLVTFIVVVVGAAVAYRIFGTRPVPAAAPEKVSALTMAARRDLYGDAFNEEVFMRPGGHVTDALVEIDNRGVDGSVLGLAALVSRISDGLRGLQTGFARNYALSMFAGAALVAAAILAVQLW, encoded by the coding sequence ATGACACATCTCACCTGGCTGCTCGTGGCACTTCCGGCGGCGGGTGCCGCGATCTTGCTGCTTGGCGGCAGGCGAACCGACCCCTTTGGCCATCTGCTGGGCTGCGCCGCCGCCGTCGCGGCGTTCGGGGTCGGTGTGGCGCTGCTCGCCGACATGTTCGGCCGGCCCGGTGACGATCGTGCGATCCACCAGAACTTGTTCAGCTGGGTGCCCGTCGGCGCGCTCCACATTGACTTCGGGCTGCAGATCGACCAACTGTCGATCTGCTTCGTGCTGCTGATCAGTGGCGTCGGGTCGCTGATCCACATCTACTCGATCGGCTACATGGCCGAAGACCCGGACCGCAGAAGGTTTTTCGCTTACCTGAACCTATTCCTGGCCGCGATGCTGCTGCTGGTGGTGGCCGACAACTACCTTGGGTTGTATGTCGGCTGGGAAGGTGTCGGCCTGGCGTCCTACCTGCTGATCGGCTTCTGGTATCAGCGGCCGTCGGCGGCCACCGCAGCCAAAAAGGCATTCGTGATGAACCGAGTCGGCGATATCGGGCTCTCGCTGGCCATGTTCGCCATGTTCGCCAACTTCGGAACCTTGTCGTTCACCGGGGTGTTTTCCGCTGCGCCGGGTGCCGGACGAGGCGTGCTAACCGCGATCGGGCTGCTGATGCTGCTGGGCGCATGCGCCAAGTCGGCACAGGTTCCGCTACAGGCCTGGTTGTTTGACGCGATGGAAGGCCCCACCCCGGTGTCCGCGCTGATCCACGCCGCCACCATGGTGACCGCCGGTGTGTATCTGATCGTGCGGTCCAATCCGCTGTACAACCTCTCCCCCGACGCTCAACTGGCCGTGGTGATCGTCGGGACGGTCACGTTGTTGTTCGGCGCGATCGTCGGCTGCGCCAAGGACGACATCAAGCGGGCGCTGGCGGCGTCGACGATCAGTCAGATCGGCTACATGGTGCTGGCCGCCGGCCTGGGCCCGGCCGGTTACGCGTTCGCGATCCTGCATCTACTCACCCACGGCTTTTTCAAGGCCGGCTTGTTCTTGGGATCAGGCGCTGTCATTCACGCCATGAACGACGAGCAGGACATGCGCCGCTACGGCGCACTGCGCGCTGCCCTTCCGGTCACCTTCGCCACCTTCGGGCTGGCGTATCTGGCCATCATCGGGGTGCCACCGTTTGCGGGCTTCTTCTCCAAGGACGCCATCATCGACGCGGCACTGGCCGACGGCCCGGTCCGTGGCCCGATTCTCGGCGGCGCCGCGATGCTGGGCGCCGGAATCACCGCCTTCTACATGACCCGGGTCATGCTGATGACGTTCTTCGGCGAAAAGCGTTGGGAGCCGGACGCGCATCCACATGAAGCGCCGGCGGTGATGACCTGGCCGATGATCCTGCTCGCCGTCGGCTCGGTGTTCTCCGGAGGCCTGCTGGTCCTCGGTGGCGGCCTGCGGAATTGGCTCGAGCCGATCGTCGGAGCGCATGAAGCCGGCCACCCCGTCCCGGTGTGGCTGACCAGCCTTGTGACGTTCATCGTCGTCGTGGTCGGCGCCGCGGTGGCTTATCGGATATTCGGCACGCGTCCGGTGCCGGCCGCGGCCCCCGAGAAGGTGTCGGCCCTGACCATGGCCGCGCGCCGAGACCTCTACGGCGACGCCTTCAACGAGGAGGTGTTCATGCGCCCGGGCGGGCACGTGACCGATGCGCTGGTCGAAATCGACAACAGAGGTGTGGATGGCTCGGTTCTCGGGTTGGCGGCGCTGGTGAGCCGGATCTCGGATGGGTTGCGGGGCTTGCAAACTGGGTTTGCCCGCAACTACGCGCTATCGATGTTCGCGGGCGCGGCACTGGTTGCCGCGGCGATCCTGGCGGTGCAGCTGTGGTGA
- the nuoK gene encoding NADH-quinone oxidoreductase subunit NuoK, translating into MNPLNYLYLSALLFTIGAAGVLLRRNAIVMFMCVELMLNAVNLAFVTFARMHGHLDGQMIAFFTMVVAACEVVIGLAIIMTIFRTRKSASVDDANLLKG; encoded by the coding sequence ATGAACCCACTGAACTACCTCTACTTGTCGGCGCTGCTGTTCACCATCGGCGCCGCAGGTGTGTTGTTGCGGCGGAACGCGATCGTGATGTTCATGTGCGTCGAGTTGATGCTCAACGCCGTCAACCTTGCTTTCGTCACGTTCGCCCGGATGCACGGACACCTCGACGGGCAGATGATCGCGTTTTTCACGATGGTGGTGGCTGCCTGTGAAGTCGTCATCGGCTTGGCGATCATCATGACGATCTTCCGCACCCGCAAGTCCGCTTCGGTCGACGACGCAAATCTGCTCAAGGGGTAG
- a CDS encoding NADH-quinone oxidoreductase subunit J, with protein MASGLATDAITRTSTGEAVTFWVLGALALIGAVGMVMAANAVYSAMFLAMTMIILAVFYMVQDALFLGVVQVVVYTGAVMMLFLFVLMLIGVDSAESLVETLRGQRVAAVAAGVGFGILLIAGIGAATTRTFVGLTKANAGGNVNGLASLIFSRYLWAFELTSALLITAAVGAMVLTHKERFERRKTQRELAIERFRAGAYPTPLPGPGVYARHNAVDVAARLPDGSPSKLSVPQVLQQRTVGSGDGSDSDGES; from the coding sequence CTGGCCAGTGGACTGGCCACCGACGCGATTACGCGCACCTCTACCGGTGAGGCAGTGACCTTTTGGGTGTTGGGCGCGCTGGCGCTCATCGGCGCAGTCGGGATGGTGATGGCCGCCAACGCGGTGTACTCGGCGATGTTCCTGGCGATGACCATGATCATCCTGGCGGTGTTCTACATGGTCCAAGACGCGTTGTTCTTAGGCGTGGTGCAGGTGGTGGTCTACACCGGCGCGGTGATGATGCTGTTCTTGTTCGTGCTGATGCTGATCGGTGTGGACTCGGCGGAGTCTCTCGTGGAGACGCTGCGCGGTCAGCGGGTCGCCGCGGTAGCCGCCGGTGTCGGATTCGGCATCCTGCTGATCGCCGGCATCGGCGCTGCGACGACCCGAACCTTCGTCGGGCTGACCAAAGCCAACGCCGGCGGCAACGTCAACGGCCTGGCATCGCTGATCTTTTCCCGCTACCTGTGGGCATTCGAGCTCACCAGCGCACTGTTGATCACCGCAGCTGTCGGGGCGATGGTGCTCACGCACAAGGAGCGCTTCGAGCGGCGCAAGACTCAGCGGGAGCTGGCAATCGAACGTTTTCGCGCCGGCGCATACCCCACGCCGCTGCCAGGGCCGGGCGTCTATGCCCGCCACAACGCGGTAGACGTCGCCGCGCGGTTGCCCGACGGCTCACCGTCGAAACTGTCAGTGCCCCAAGTGCTTCAGCAGCGCACGGTCGGCTCGGGCGACGGTTCCGATTCGGACGGTGAGTCATGA
- the nuoI gene encoding NADH-quinone oxidoreductase subunit NuoI, protein MRWSQRPRRIRMAKFWDAIAGFGVTFGSMFRRPITEQYPEQPGPVAPRYHGRHQLNRYPDGLEKCIGCELCAWACPADAIYVEGADNTEQERYSPGERYGRVYQINYLRCIGCGLCVEACPTRALTMTNDYEMADDNRADLIYEKDRLLAPLEPGMTPPPHPRAPGATDIDYYLGNVTAEGLRDKENERQQQPTGGVR, encoded by the coding sequence ATGCGTTGGTCGCAGCGACCCAGGAGGATTCGAATGGCTAAATTCTGGGACGCCATCGCCGGATTCGGTGTCACGTTCGGCTCGATGTTCAGACGGCCGATCACCGAACAGTATCCGGAGCAACCCGGCCCAGTGGCGCCTCGCTACCACGGCCGCCATCAGCTCAACCGGTATCCCGACGGGCTGGAGAAGTGCATCGGTTGCGAGCTGTGCGCCTGGGCCTGCCCGGCCGACGCCATCTACGTCGAAGGCGCCGACAACACCGAACAAGAACGGTATTCCCCGGGCGAACGCTACGGGAGGGTGTATCAGATCAACTACCTGCGGTGCATCGGTTGCGGCCTGTGCGTAGAGGCCTGCCCGACCCGGGCGCTGACGATGACCAACGACTACGAGATGGCTGACGACAACCGAGCCGACCTGATCTACGAGAAGGATCGTCTGCTGGCCCCGCTGGAGCCGGGAATGACACCACCGCCGCACCCGCGGGCACCGGGCGCCACCGACATCGACTACTACCTGGGCAACGTGACCGCGGAAGGCTTGCGCGACAAGGAGAATGAGCGCCAACAGCAGCCGACGGGCGGGGTGCGGTGA
- the nuoH gene encoding NADH-quinone oxidoreductase subunit NuoH, translating to MTGFGHDTWWLILAKAIAVFVFLVLTVLAAILLERKLLGRMQMRYGPNRVGPWGYLQSLADGIKLALKEAIVPAGVDRPVYLLAPIISTIPAITAFAFIPFGPQVSVFGHRTQLQLTDLPVAVLFILALSAIGVYGIVLAGWSSGSTYPLLGGVRSTAQVISYEVAMGLAFATVFLYAGTMSTSKIVAAQDRVWFVFLLLPSFLVYLVSMVGETNRAPFDLPEAEGELVAGFHTEYSSLTFAMFYLAEYINMTTVSALAATLFFGGWHAPWPLNMWDGANSGWWPVLWFTAKVWTFLFVYFWLRATLPRLRYDQFMALGWKVLIPVSLVWVLIAAIIRTLRNHGYPHWTATLVIASAVVAVALLTLLRRPLFGLETREQDRARIGAPPEKPVTEPAFPTPPLESNALVAATQEDSNG from the coding sequence ATGACCGGATTCGGGCATGACACCTGGTGGCTGATCCTGGCCAAGGCGATCGCCGTGTTCGTGTTCCTGGTGCTGACGGTGCTGGCGGCGATCCTGCTGGAACGTAAGCTGCTGGGCCGCATGCAGATGCGATACGGACCCAACCGGGTGGGTCCATGGGGATATCTGCAGAGCCTGGCCGACGGGATCAAGCTGGCGCTCAAGGAGGCAATCGTGCCCGCCGGCGTCGACCGCCCCGTCTACCTACTGGCACCGATCATTTCGACCATCCCCGCGATCACGGCATTTGCGTTCATCCCGTTCGGGCCGCAGGTGTCGGTGTTCGGGCACCGGACACAGTTGCAGCTGACCGATCTACCGGTGGCGGTGTTGTTCATCCTGGCACTGTCGGCAATCGGGGTGTACGGCATCGTGCTCGCCGGTTGGTCGTCGGGTTCCACCTACCCGCTGCTGGGCGGCGTGCGCTCCACCGCGCAGGTGATCTCGTATGAGGTCGCCATGGGTCTGGCGTTCGCGACCGTGTTCCTCTATGCCGGGACGATGTCGACATCGAAGATCGTCGCCGCACAAGACCGGGTGTGGTTCGTGTTCCTGCTGCTGCCGTCGTTCCTGGTCTACCTGGTGTCGATGGTCGGCGAAACTAACCGCGCCCCATTCGATCTGCCGGAAGCCGAGGGGGAGCTCGTCGCCGGCTTCCACACCGAGTACTCCTCGCTGACCTTCGCGATGTTCTATCTTGCCGAGTACATCAACATGACCACCGTGTCGGCGTTGGCCGCGACCCTGTTCTTCGGCGGCTGGCACGCGCCCTGGCCGCTGAACATGTGGGATGGGGCCAACAGCGGCTGGTGGCCAGTGCTGTGGTTCACCGCCAAGGTATGGACCTTCCTGTTCGTCTATTTCTGGTTGCGGGCCACGTTGCCGCGGCTGCGTTACGACCAGTTCATGGCGTTGGGTTGGAAGGTCCTCATCCCGGTGTCGCTGGTGTGGGTGCTGATCGCAGCGATCATCCGAACCCTGCGTAACCACGGCTATCCGCACTGGACCGCGACGCTGGTGATCGCCAGCGCGGTCGTCGCCGTGGCGCTGCTGACGTTGCTACGAAGACCGCTGTTCGGGTTGGAAACCCGCGAGCAGGACCGGGCGCGCATCGGCGCACCGCCCGAAAAGCCGGTCACCGAACCGGCATTCCCGACACCGCCGTTAGAAAGCAATGCGTTGGTCGCAGCGACCCAGGAGGATTCGAATGGCTAA
- a CDS encoding NADH-quinone oxidoreductase subunit G produces MVTLTIDGNEISVPKGTLVIRAAELMGIQIPRFCDHPLLDPVGACRQCLVEVEGQRKPMASCTTVATDDMVVRTQLTSEAADKAQHGVMELLLINHPLDCPMCDKGGECPLQNQAMSNGRPDSRFTDVKRTFAKPINISSQVLLDRERCILCARCTRFSDQIAGDNFIEMLERGALQQVGIYANEPFDSYFSGNTVQICPVGALTGTAYRFRARPFDLVSTPSVCEHCASGCAQRSDHRRGKVMRRLAGDDPEVNEEWNCDKGRWAFTYATQPDRITTPLIREGDSLVPASWSQALEAAVRGLGAARGRTGVLVGGRMTWEDAYAYAKFARIALGTNDIDFRARPHSSEEAQFLAARIAGRPITVSYSDLESAPVVLLVGFEPEDESPIVFLRLRKAARKNRVPIYAVAPFASRGLQKMSGRLVKTVPGAEKSVLEGLADGEVGELLRKPGAVIMAGERLATAPGALTAAARLADATGARLAWIPRRAGERGALEAGALGGLLPGGRPVADDTARSQVAAAWHVDELPSSPGRDTEAILGAAADGTLSALLVGGVEPDDLADPQAVLAALDAAGFVVSLELRHSAVTERADVVFPIAPAVEKSGTFVNWEGRYRGFPVALGNTGAIPDLRVLDRLADEMGVDLGLPTAEAARDELVALGPWDGQFAADPDVSAVEPPQPDQGEAVLTGWRLLLDRGRLQDGEPHLAGTARIPVVRLSAETAGEIGAADWDLVTVSTERGGITLPLAITDMPEHVVWLPLNSPNSEVHLQLGVTSGSVVQVRVRDDAERSDEEERRQ; encoded by the coding sequence ATGGTGACGTTGACCATCGACGGCAACGAAATCAGCGTCCCCAAAGGAACGTTGGTGATCCGCGCCGCCGAGCTGATGGGCATCCAGATCCCCAGGTTCTGCGACCACCCGCTGCTGGACCCGGTCGGCGCCTGCCGGCAATGCCTGGTCGAGGTCGAGGGCCAGCGTAAGCCGATGGCCTCGTGCACCACCGTCGCCACCGACGACATGGTGGTGCGCACGCAGCTGACTTCCGAAGCTGCCGACAAAGCCCAGCACGGGGTGATGGAACTACTACTGATCAACCATCCGCTGGACTGTCCGATGTGCGACAAGGGCGGCGAGTGCCCGCTGCAGAACCAGGCGATGTCCAACGGGCGCCCCGATTCCCGCTTCACTGACGTCAAGCGCACGTTCGCCAAGCCCATCAACATCTCGTCGCAGGTGCTGCTGGACCGCGAGCGATGCATTCTGTGCGCCCGCTGCACCCGGTTTTCCGACCAAATCGCCGGCGACAACTTCATCGAGATGTTGGAGCGCGGTGCGCTGCAGCAGGTCGGCATCTACGCCAACGAGCCATTCGACTCGTACTTTTCGGGTAACACCGTGCAGATCTGTCCGGTGGGCGCGTTGACCGGGACCGCCTACCGGTTCCGGGCCCGCCCGTTCGATCTGGTCTCCACCCCGAGTGTGTGTGAGCACTGTGCGTCCGGGTGCGCCCAGCGCAGCGATCACCGCCGCGGCAAGGTGATGCGCCGACTGGCAGGCGACGACCCGGAGGTCAACGAGGAGTGGAACTGCGACAAAGGACGGTGGGCATTCACCTACGCCACCCAGCCGGACCGGATCACTACTCCCCTGATCCGAGAAGGGGATTCGCTGGTCCCCGCGTCGTGGTCGCAGGCACTGGAGGCGGCAGTGCGGGGACTAGGCGCGGCCCGCGGACGCACCGGCGTCCTGGTGGGTGGCCGCATGACGTGGGAGGACGCCTACGCGTACGCCAAGTTCGCGCGAATCGCGTTGGGCACCAACGATATCGACTTCCGCGCCCGGCCCCATTCGAGCGAAGAGGCGCAGTTCCTGGCCGCCCGCATCGCCGGACGGCCTATCACGGTCAGCTACTCGGATCTTGAATCGGCGCCAGTCGTGCTGCTCGTCGGCTTCGAACCGGAGGACGAGTCGCCGATCGTGTTCCTGCGGTTGCGCAAGGCCGCCCGCAAAAACCGGGTACCGATATACGCCGTCGCCCCTTTCGCCAGCCGCGGACTGCAGAAGATGTCCGGCCGGTTGGTCAAAACCGTGCCCGGTGCCGAGAAGTCGGTGCTGGAGGGGCTCGCCGACGGTGAAGTCGGCGAGCTGCTGCGCAAGCCCGGCGCCGTCATCATGGCCGGCGAACGGCTCGCCACCGCTCCCGGTGCGTTGACCGCTGCGGCGCGGCTCGCCGACGCGACCGGCGCGCGGTTGGCGTGGATTCCGAGGCGGGCCGGCGAACGCGGTGCGCTGGAAGCCGGTGCGCTGGGCGGATTGCTACCCGGTGGTCGGCCGGTGGCTGACGACACCGCGCGGTCCCAGGTCGCAGCGGCCTGGCATGTCGACGAGCTGCCGTCGTCGCCGGGCCGCGACACCGAAGCGATACTGGGCGCTGCCGCTGACGGGACGCTGAGCGCGCTGCTGGTCGGCGGTGTCGAACCCGACGACCTGGCCGACCCGCAGGCCGTGCTGGCCGCGCTGGATGCCGCGGGTTTCGTCGTCAGCCTCGAGCTGCGGCACAGCGCTGTCACCGAACGCGCCGACGTGGTGTTCCCGATCGCACCGGCCGTGGAGAAGTCCGGCACCTTCGTCAACTGGGAAGGCCGCTATCGCGGTTTCCCGGTCGCGTTGGGCAACACCGGGGCGATCCCGGATCTGCGGGTGCTGGACAGGCTGGCCGACGAAATGGGTGTGGACCTGGGGCTGCCGACGGCCGAGGCGGCCCGCGACGAACTGGTTGCGCTCGGCCCGTGGGACGGCCAATTCGCCGCCGATCCCGACGTTTCCGCCGTCGAGCCACCGCAGCCGGACCAGGGCGAGGCTGTCTTGACCGGTTGGCGGTTACTCCTGGACCGCGGCCGCTTGCAAGACGGCGAACCGCACCTGGCCGGCACGGCTCGCATCCCGGTAGTGCGGCTCTCGGCGGAGACGGCGGGCGAAATCGGCGCAGCAGACTGGGATCTGGTCACCGTCAGCACCGAGCGCGGCGGGATCACGCTGCCGCTCGCGATCACAGACATGCCCGAGCACGTGGTGTGGTTGCCGCTGAATTCGCCGAATTCAGAGGTGCACCTGCAACTTGGCGTGACATCGGGCAGCGTCGTACAAGTCCGCGTCCGCGACGATGCAGAGCGAAGCGATGAGGAGGAGCGGCGCCAATGA
- the nuoF gene encoding NADH-quinone oxidoreductase subunit NuoF produces the protein MAISTPLTPVLTRYWDDPQSWTVETYRRHDGYRALQKALDMEPDAVLQTVKDSGLRGRGGAGFSTGTKWSFIPQGDEGPAAKPHYLVVNADESEPGTCKDIPLMFTTPHVLIEGSIIAAYAIRASHAFIYVRGEVVPVLRRLQNAVAEAYAAGFLGRDIAGSGYNLEMVVHAGAGAYICGEETALLDSLEGRRGQPRLRPPFPAVSGLYACPTVINNVETIASVPPIILHGVDWFRSMGTEKSPGFTLYSLSGHVTRPGQYEAPLGITLRELLGYAGGVRAGHRLKFWTPGGSSTPLLTDEHLDVPLDYEGMGEAGSMLGTKALEIFDETTCVVRAVRRWTEFYQHESCGKCTPCREGTYWLEQIYKRLETGKGTHEDLDKLSDISDTILGKSFCALGDGAASPVMSSLKYFRDEYVAHVEGGGCPFDPRESMLTPNGENA, from the coding sequence ATGGCTATTTCCACGCCGTTGACCCCGGTGCTCACCCGCTATTGGGATGACCCGCAGTCGTGGACGGTGGAGACCTACCGCCGCCACGACGGCTACCGGGCCCTGCAGAAAGCGCTCGACATGGAACCCGACGCGGTGCTGCAGACCGTCAAGGATTCGGGGCTGCGCGGCCGCGGTGGCGCGGGTTTTTCGACCGGGACGAAATGGTCGTTCATTCCGCAAGGCGACGAAGGGCCGGCCGCCAAGCCGCACTATCTGGTGGTCAACGCCGACGAATCCGAACCCGGTACGTGCAAAGACATCCCGCTGATGTTCACTACCCCGCACGTGTTGATCGAGGGCAGCATCATTGCGGCGTACGCGATTCGGGCCAGCCACGCCTTCATCTATGTGCGCGGCGAAGTGGTTCCGGTGTTGCGCCGGCTGCAGAATGCCGTGGCCGAGGCATACGCCGCCGGGTTCTTGGGCCGCGACATCGCCGGTTCCGGCTACAACCTCGAGATGGTGGTGCACGCCGGTGCGGGCGCCTACATCTGCGGCGAGGAGACTGCGCTTTTGGACTCGCTGGAGGGCCGGCGCGGCCAGCCCCGGCTGCGCCCACCGTTTCCGGCAGTATCCGGGCTCTATGCGTGCCCCACGGTGATCAACAACGTCGAAACCATCGCCAGCGTGCCGCCGATAATCCTCCACGGTGTCGACTGGTTCCGGTCGATGGGCACCGAGAAATCGCCCGGCTTCACGCTGTATTCGCTGTCGGGTCATGTGACTCGCCCCGGGCAGTACGAGGCGCCGCTGGGCATCACGCTGCGTGAGTTGCTCGGCTACGCCGGCGGGGTGCGGGCCGGGCACCGCCTGAAGTTCTGGACACCGGGCGGATCGTCGACGCCGCTGCTTACCGACGAACACCTCGATGTGCCACTGGATTACGAAGGCATGGGTGAGGCCGGCTCCATGCTGGGCACCAAGGCGCTGGAGATTTTCGACGAGACCACCTGTGTGGTGCGTGCGGTGCGCCGCTGGACGGAGTTCTACCAACACGAATCCTGCGGCAAATGCACGCCGTGCCGGGAAGGCACCTACTGGCTGGAGCAGATATACAAGCGACTCGAAACCGGCAAGGGCACCCACGAGGATCTCGACAAATTGTCGGACATCTCCGACACGATCTTGGGGAAGTCGTTCTGCGCGTTGGGTGATGGCGCGGCCAGTCCGGTGATGTCGTCGCTGAAGTACTTCCGCGACGAGTACGTCGCCCACGTCGAGGGCGGCGGTTGCCCCTTCGACCCGAGAGAATCGATGCTCACGCCGAACGGAGAGAATGCGTGA